The following proteins are encoded in a genomic region of Hymenobacter siberiensis:
- a CDS encoding FAD binding domain-containing protein: protein MNSFTFTQAAAVAGAVQDKAAHEGSAYIGGGTNLVDLMKENVARPTHLIGLKKLGLDTIETLPDGGLRLGALASNADTAWHPEVEKRYPLLNQAILAGASPQLRNMATDGGNLMQRTRCYYFYDLATPCNKREPGSGCSAIGGYNRVCGILGTSDSCIATHPSDMCVALAALDTTVRVSGPNGERTIKFEDFHRLPGDHPERDNTLEPGELITGLDLPEKGFAKNFSYLKLRDRTSYAFALVSVAAALELDGNTIKDARLALGGVAHKPWRDKEAEAMLIGQPATADTFRRVAAKVLENAKGYGENTFKIELAKRAIVRALKQATEMNETVDTNAFLNSNP from the coding sequence ATGAACAGTTTCACTTTCACCCAAGCCGCCGCCGTGGCGGGCGCCGTGCAGGATAAAGCCGCGCACGAAGGCTCGGCCTACATCGGGGGCGGCACCAATCTGGTCGATTTGATGAAGGAAAACGTGGCCCGCCCCACGCACCTCATCGGCCTCAAAAAGCTGGGCCTCGACACCATCGAAACCCTGCCTGATGGCGGCCTGCGCCTCGGGGCCCTCGCCAGCAATGCCGATACCGCCTGGCACCCCGAAGTGGAGAAGCGCTACCCGCTGCTGAACCAGGCCATTCTGGCCGGGGCCAGCCCGCAGCTGCGCAACATGGCCACCGACGGCGGCAACCTCATGCAGCGCACCCGCTGCTACTATTTCTACGACTTGGCCACGCCCTGCAACAAGCGCGAGCCGGGCTCGGGCTGCTCGGCCATTGGCGGCTATAACCGCGTGTGCGGCATTCTGGGCACCAGCGACTCCTGTATTGCCACCCACCCTTCGGACATGTGCGTGGCCCTGGCCGCCCTCGACACCACCGTGCGCGTGAGCGGCCCCAACGGCGAGCGCACCATCAAATTTGAGGATTTTCACCGCCTGCCCGGCGACCACCCCGAGCGCGACAACACCCTGGAGCCCGGCGAGCTCATCACCGGCCTCGACTTACCGGAAAAAGGCTTCGCGAAGAACTTCAGCTACCTCAAGCTGCGCGACCGCACCAGCTACGCCTTCGCCCTAGTGAGCGTGGCGGCCGCGCTGGAGCTGGACGGCAATACCATAAAAGATGCGCGCCTGGCCCTGGGCGGCGTGGCCCACAAGCCCTGGCGCGATAAGGAGGCCGAGGCAATGCTCATCGGCCAGCCCGCCACGGCCGACACCTTCCGTCGCGTGGCGGCCAAGGTGCTCGAAAACGCCAAAGGCTACGGGGAAAACACATTCAAGATTGAGCTGGCCAAGCGCGCCATTGTGCGGGCGCTCAAACAGGCGACGGAGATGAATGAAACGGTTGATACCAACGCTTTTTTGAACTCCAACCCGTAA
- a CDS encoding (2Fe-2S)-binding protein, protein MSQVTQATLGRPPVALAPTQSVSLNINGQAHTLQIAPWTTLLDALREYLDLTGTKKGCDHGQCGACTVLVDGKRINSCLSLAVMQEGSEIQTIEGFGSEDHLSPLQQAFIDHDAFQCGYCTPGQICSAQGLLNEGKARTEAEVRELMSGNVCRCGAYSNILSAVMEVLAVK, encoded by the coding sequence ATGAGCCAAGTTACCCAAGCTACGCTCGGCCGCCCACCGGTTGCCCTGGCCCCCACCCAGTCCGTCAGCCTGAACATCAACGGCCAGGCGCACACCCTACAGATTGCCCCCTGGACGACGCTGCTCGACGCCCTGCGCGAGTACCTCGACCTCACCGGCACCAAAAAAGGCTGCGACCACGGCCAGTGCGGGGCCTGCACCGTGCTCGTCGATGGCAAGCGCATCAACTCCTGCCTCTCGCTGGCCGTGATGCAGGAAGGCAGCGAAATTCAGACCATCGAAGGCTTCGGCTCGGAAGACCACCTCAGCCCGCTCCAGCAGGCGTTTATCGACCACGATGCCTTTCAGTGCGGCTACTGCACGCCCGGCCAGATTTGCTCGGCGCAGGGCCTCCTCAACGAAGGCAAAGCCAGAACCGAAGCCGAAGTGCGGGAGCTGATGAGCGGCAACGTTTGCCGCTGCGGAGCCTACAGCAACATTCTCAGCGCGGTAATGGAAGTATTAGCGGTGAAATAG